TCTACAATACTGCCCAGTACTTAGACCAGGCTTTATCTGTCTAACAATACTGCCCAGTACTAGACTAGGACCAGGCTTATCTGTCTACAATACTGCCAGTACTAGGACAGGCTTTAGCTGTCTACAATACTGCCCAGTACTAGGACCAGGCTTTAGCTGTCTACCAATACTGCCCAGTACTAGGACCAGGCTTTATCTGTCTACAATACTGCCCAGTAACTAGGACAGGACCAGGCTTTATCTGTCTACAATACTGCCCAGTACTAGGACCAGGACCAGGCTTTATCTGTCCACAATACTGCCCAGTACTAGGAACAGGCTTTATCTGTCTACAATACTGCCCATTACTAAGACTAGGCCAGGCTATCTGGTCACAATACTGCCCAGTACTAGGACCAGGTTGTATCTGTCTACAATACTGCCCATACTAGGACTAGGACCAGGCTTTATCTGTCCACAATACTGCCCAGTACTAGGACGGACCAGGCTTTAATCTGTCTACAATACTGCCCAGTACTAGACCAGGACCAGGCTTTATCTGTCTACAATACTGCCCAGTACTAGGACCAGGCTTTATCTGTCTACAATACTGCCCAGTACTTAGGACCAGGCTTTACTGTCTACAATACTGCCCAGTACTAGGACTTGGACCAGGCTTTATCTGTCTACAATACTGCCCCAGTACTAGGACCATGGACCAGGCTTTATCTGTCCACAATACTGCCCAGTACTAGGACCAGGCTTATCTGTCCACATACTGCCCAGTACTAGGACTAGGACCAGGCTTTATCTGTCTACAATACTGCCCAGTACTAGGACCAGGCTTTATCTGTCTACAATACTGTTTAAGCTTATCGCTACTACCACTAACTGTACTAAGTCCCCAGTACTAGGACCAGGACCAGGCTTTATCTGTCTACAATACTGCCCAGTACCAGGACCAGGCTTTATCTGTCTACAATACTGCCCAGTACTAGGACCAGGCTTTATCTGTCTACAATACTGCCCAGTACTAGGACCAGGCTTTAGCTCTGTCTACAATACTGCCCAGTACTAGGACTAGGACCAGGCTTTATCTGTCTACAATATTCTGCCCAGTACTAGACCAGGACCAGGCTTTATCTGTCCACAATACTGCCCAGTACTAGTACTAGGGACCAGGCTTTTAGCTGTCCACAATACTGCCCATTACTAGGACCAGGCTTTATCTGTCTACAATACTGCCCAGTACTAGGACCAGGCTTTATCTGTCTACAATACTGCCCAGTACTAGGACCAGGACCAGGCTTTAGCTGTCTACAATACTTGCCAGTACTAGGACTAGGACCAGGCTTTATCTGTCTACAATACTGCCCAGTACTAGGACTAGGACCAGGCTTTATCTGTCTACAATACTGCCCAGTACTTGGACCAGGACCAGGTCTTTAGCTGTCTGCAATTACTGCAGTACTAGGACCAGGACCAGGCTTTATCTGTCTACATACTGCCCAGTACTAGGACCAGGCTTTAGCTGTCTACAATACTGCCACAGTACTAGGACCAGGCTTTAGCTGTCTACAATACTGCCCAAGATACTGGACCAGGCTTTATCTGTCTACAATACTGCCCAGTACTAGGACTAGGCTTTAGCTGTCTACAATACTGCCCAGTACTAGGACCAGGCTTTAGCTGTCTACAAATACTGCCCAGTACTAGGACCAGGAGGCTTTATCTTGTCCTACAATACTGCCCAGTACTAGGACCAGGACCAGGCTTTATCTGTCCACAATACTGCCCTAGTACTAGGACCAGGACCAGGCTTTATCTGTCGCACAATACTGCCCAGTACTAGGACCAGGCTTTATCTGTCCACTAATACTGCCAATAACTTAGGACTAGGACCAGGCTTTAATTCTGTCTACCAATACTGCCCAGTACTAGGACCAGGCTTTATCTGTCTACAATACTGCCAGTACTAGGACCAGGCTTTATCTGTCTACATAATACTTGGCCTCTAGTACTAGGCCAAGGACCAGGCTTTATATGTCTACAATACTGCCAGCTAGGACTAGGACAGGCTTTATCTGTTCCTACAACTCAGATAGGACAGTTAGCTGGTCACGCCAGTCTAAGGACTTTGGACACTGGACCAGGCTTTATCTGTCTACAATACTGCCCAGTACTAGGACCAGGACCAGGCTTTAGCTGTCTACAATACTGCCCAGGACTAGGACTGCACTTCCATTCTCAACGATTCTCCCtaaagtgtgcactcgttcactaccCCTCATGGACTTATGTAGTGTAACCTTGGTTACCTTGGTTAGAGTGAGTTTACAGTTCTACCCGGATTTCTGAGGGCGGAGTGGGCAAGTGCACACTTGGTTGAGAGGGGTATAGGGTATGAAATAGTGTTTTAGTCTGGGTCTCACCCTCTGGTTCAGGTCGCGATCCCAGGGAGGTGACCTGGAAGGGGCGGTAGGGTTTCCCCTCGGAGACAGGAAGCTCCACACTCTCCTCTGATGACACGGTAACGTCCGGCTGAGACTCTGAGATGGACGACAGGAACTGGTCCATGTCTGCCCTCTGCTCCTGAAGCAACTCATctagaggacaggaggagaagaggaggagaggaggaggagaggaggaggagaggaagtgaggagaggaggaggaggagaggaggaggagaggaagtgacgagaggaagtgaggagaggaagtgaggagaggaagtgaggagaggaagtgaggagaggaggaggaggagaggaggaggagaggaagtgaggacaggaggagaagaggagaggaggaggagaggaagtgaggacaggaggagaagaggaagtgaggaaaggaggagaagaaaggaggaggaggaggagagatcatGGAATCGTTTTATTTGTCACTTTGTAAAGAACaggtgaattgcttacttacgggcccttcacaacaatttaaaaaataatattatagAAAAATGAATAACACTAGAAATAAgtccacaatgagtaacgataacttttATACATGGGGTCCCAGTACAGAGGTGATGTGCAGGGgcatgaggtagttgaggtagatatgtacatataggtagggataaagttactgtttattatctatc
This Salvelinus sp. IW2-2015 unplaced genomic scaffold, ASM291031v2 Un_scaffold4928, whole genome shotgun sequence DNA region includes the following protein-coding sequences:
- the LOC112077805 gene encoding amyloid beta precursor like protein 2-like, with amino-acid sequence MTHLRVIEERMNQSLSLLYKVPYVAEEIQDEIDELLQEQRADMDQFLSSISESQPDVTVSSEESVELPVSEGKPYRPFQVTSLGSRPEPEGETQTKTLFHTLYPSQPSVHLPTPPSEIRVEL